The Peribacillus simplex genome contains a region encoding:
- the recF gene encoding DNA replication/repair protein RecF (All proteins in this family for which functions are known are DNA-binding proteins that assist the filamentation of RecA onto DNA for the initiation of recombination or recombinational repair.), with amino-acid sequence MYIENISLKNYRNYTELNLTFENKVNVILGENAQGKTNVMESIFVLAMAKSHRTSNDKELIRWDEEYAKIEGRVRKRNTSIPLELTISKKGKKAKCNHIEQRKLSQYVGNMNVVMFAPEDLNLVKGSPLVRRRFIDMEIGQVSPVYLHDMSQYHKILQQRNHYLKLLQTRKQTDTTMLDVLTDQFIQYAAKIVERRYEFLLKLQQWAEPIHSGISRNLEVLKIQYKPSLDVSESMDLTKMIEVYTEKFDKIKTREIERGVTLVGPHRDDLVFFVNDRDVQTYGSQGQQRTTALSLKLAEIELIHEEIGEYPILLLDDVLSELDDFRQSHLLNTIQGKVQTFVTTPSVDGIDHQTLREASTFYVSQGSIKKVK; translated from the coding sequence ATGTATATTGAAAATATAAGTTTGAAAAATTACCGCAACTATACCGAATTGAATCTGACTTTTGAGAATAAAGTCAATGTAATCCTCGGCGAAAATGCTCAAGGAAAAACAAATGTCATGGAATCCATTTTTGTTTTAGCAATGGCAAAATCCCATCGGACCTCGAATGATAAAGAACTTATTCGCTGGGATGAAGAGTATGCTAAAATAGAAGGAAGAGTTAGAAAGAGAAATACCTCAATACCACTTGAGCTGACCATTTCAAAAAAAGGGAAAAAGGCGAAGTGCAACCATATTGAACAAAGAAAGTTGAGTCAATATGTCGGAAATATGAATGTGGTTATGTTTGCGCCTGAGGATCTTAACCTTGTAAAGGGAAGTCCTCTAGTCAGACGCCGTTTTATAGATATGGAAATTGGCCAGGTTTCTCCCGTATACCTTCATGATATGAGCCAATATCATAAAATACTTCAACAAAGAAATCATTACTTAAAGCTTCTGCAGACCCGGAAACAAACGGATACGACGATGCTTGACGTGCTGACTGATCAATTTATTCAGTATGCAGCGAAAATTGTCGAAAGAAGATACGAGTTTCTTTTAAAGCTCCAGCAATGGGCAGAGCCGATTCATTCGGGGATCTCCAGAAATCTAGAAGTATTGAAAATCCAATATAAACCGTCGCTTGATGTATCAGAATCTATGGATTTGACGAAAATGATAGAAGTATACACAGAAAAATTTGATAAAATAAAAACAAGGGAAATTGAACGGGGTGTAACATTGGTAGGTCCTCATCGTGACGACCTGGTTTTTTTTGTGAATGACCGTGATGTCCAGACATATGGTTCACAAGGACAACAGCGCACGACTGCCCTGTCTTTGAAACTTGCCGAAATTGAGCTGATCCATGAAGAAATCGGCGAGTATCCCATTTTATTATTGGATGATGTGTTATCGGAACTTGACGATTTCCGTCAATCCCATTTATTGAATACGATACAAGGGAAAGTGCAAACATTTGTGACGACACCCTCCGTTGATGGAATCGATCATCAAACCCTAAGAGAAGCGTCCACCTTTTATGTGAGTCAAGGAAGTATAAAAAAGGTTAAATGA
- the yaaA gene encoding S4 domain-containing protein YaaA, whose protein sequence is MDSIKINTEYITLGQFLKLADLIQSGGMAKWFLSEYEVYINGELDVRRGRKLRSGDKIEIPGFGTYTITS, encoded by the coding sequence ATGGACTCCATAAAAATCAATACTGAATATATTACGCTTGGACAATTCCTGAAATTGGCCGATTTGATCCAAAGCGGCGGAATGGCGAAATGGTTCTTAAGTGAATATGAGGTTTACATTAATGGCGAATTAGACGTGAGAAGGGGCAGAAAATTAAGATCAGGTGATAAAATAGAGATTCCTGGATTTGGCACCTACACAATTACAAGCTAA